A window of Nocardia arthritidis genomic DNA:
AGGTGGCCGATACGCGATTTCACCGAACCGAGCAGGCAGTGCGTCCCGTCGGCCCGGACCGCGCCGAATACCTGTGCCAGCGCTTCGATCTCGATCGGATCGCCGAGCGGTGTTCCGGTGCCGTGGGTCTCCACGTAGTCCAATTCCGCGGCGTCGCAACCGGCATCGGTCAGTGCGGCGCGCAGCAGTTCACGCTGCGCCACCGGATTGGGCGCGGTGAGCCCCATCGAGCGGCCGTCGTGGTTCACCGCCGAGCCGCGCAGCACCGCCCTGATCTCGTCACCGTCCGCGATGGCGCGCGAAAGCCGTTTCAGCACAACGATTCCCGCGCCCTCGCCGCGGACGTATCCGTTCGCCCGCGCGTCGAAGGGCCTGCAGTGACCGTCCGGGGAGAGCGCGCCCATCCTGGCCAGCGCCGCCGAGGTCAGCTCGGATTGCAGCAGGTTCACCCCGCCCGCCAGCGCCGTCTCGCACTCCCCCGCCCGCAGGCTGTTGATCGCCTGATGCACCGCGACCAGCGACGACGAGCACGCGGTATCCAGCGCGACGGCCGGTCCGCGCAGGCCGAGCTGGTACGCGACCCGCCCGGCGAGGATGCTCGGCATCGTTCCGGTCAGCGTGTGCGCATCCACCGAACGCGCCCCGTCAGGGGTGATGGTGCGCTGGTATTCCTGCCAGCTCACCCCGAGGAAGACACCGGTCCGCACCGCGCTCGCGGGCGGCAGCGCCGCGTCTTCCAGCGCCTCCCAGGCAACTTCGAGCACCAAGCGTTGCTGCGGATCCATCGCCGCCGCCTCGCGCGGCGCGATCCCCGCGAACTCGACATCCATCTCGTCCAGCGGCGCGCTCAGCAGCGCGGCCCGGCGGGTCATCCGATCGTCGACGTAACCTGTTCTAGGCCAACGTGTTTCGGGTACGTCGACGATGACGTCGCGGCTCGACGACAACAGCTCCCAGTATCCGCGTGGCCCATCGATGCCACCCGGTAACCGGCACCCGATTCCGATCACAGCAACCGGCTCGTGCGACGCGCATCGCTCGGATTCCAACACCTGAATCCGACGCAGCGCCCGCGTCAACATCCCCCGTAGCTCGACCCCATCATCTGACATCTGTGCTGCCCATCACATCTGCAACTTTGTGACAGCGAACAGTACGACGCCGCGATGACGTCGTCAATTGCAGGCCGTGTGCACAAAAGTAACCAAAGTTACCTACAGGTAGTTTGATCAAGATCAAATGATGTTGCCGGAATCGAAGATTCACCCTTGCATGATTCGCAACGGACTTCGGGTTACAGATATCCATTGCGGCCCAACGGGTTCGGAGCATCAACCGCCGAAGTCGGCTCAGTTATCCAGAAGCAAACCATAGGATCATCCCGTCGTGTCATGCATACGGCTGTGTCCCAACGCATTCCGCGAACCTATCGACAAGCGGTTCGCGGAGCGGCAGAATCTGAAACATGGCTGTCCGCGTACCTGGTCTCGTCGACGTCGAAAAGCTCAGGCGCACAGCGCAACCCACGCTCAGCACGAAAGACGGCCTCCTCCTGCGGCCGTTCCGCGCCGATGACGCGCCGGATGTCCTCATCGCCTACACCGATCCGGTGACGCGACAGTGGCACAACCGCCTCGTCGACACCGAGGACGACGCCCGCAAGCTCATCGAGGAGTGGCTACAGGGCTGGACCGCGGGTACCGACGCGCTGTGGGCGGTCATCGATGGCGACACCTTCGCCGCACGGATCGGCCTGCGCCGCTTCAGCATTCGCGACGCATCGGCCGAAATCGGCTACTGGGCAATGCCGAATGCCCGCGGTCGCGGCGTGGTACCGCGGGCCGTCGACGCCGTCACCGGCTGGGCCTTCGACGAAATCGGTTTCCACCGAATCGAACTCAATCATTCGGTACACAACCCCGCCTCCTGCCGCGTCGCCGAGAAGACCGGTTTCGCACTCGAGGGCGTAAAGCGCGCGGCCGCCATGCACGCCGACGGCTGGCACGATATGCACCTGCACGCCAAGGTCGCACACTGACCCTGTTTGTGCACTTTGCCCAAATTGGGCGGAGTTCACGTGTAGCGGCTCAGCCTCGAAATTCATTACATATTGCTATCTTTCGAGCGGCTTGCCGCAGACGTCGGCAGGATTTTTCACAAGTCGACCCCGCTCCCGGGCCGAGGCCGAACACGAGTCATACTGCCGCCCAGGCCGTCCCGGCACTTATACGGATGACCGCGGCACCGACAACTCGGCGAGCATCGCCGCGCGGGCGACACTCTGATTCACGGAATTCCGTTGTCCAGCTGGGAAATCGCCGTTTCGGCCGGACGCCGCCGTATCGTTCGGTGCGGCGGGCCGAGCGGCAGATGCCGTGCCCGGCTCCGGTTCGCCGATCCACCGGTACCCGTCCGGACTGCCACCGCCGGATCAGCACGACCACCGATCAGAGCAGCTCCACCACCGACCGCACCCGCTCCGCCGCGCCGACCCCGTCGTGCCACGTGCAGGCCAAGCCGACGGCCGCGACCCGACCGGTGTCCAGCACCCGCCCGACCGCCGCGGTGACCGCGCGCAGGCCGGGACCGCCCGGCGCGGGCACCATCAGCCCCGGCAGTTCCTCCGGATCGATCACGTCGAAGTCGATGTGCAGATAGATGGGGCCGTCCGGCAGCTCGCCGAGATCGGTCACCGGCCGCCGCCGAACCTCGGCCGTCTTCAGGTAATCGACCTCGGCCGGGTCCAGGTCGCGAGCGTCGGTGAGTACGACCCGCGACTCCGGGACGTCGCGCAGCCCGATGCGGTCCGCGACCAGCGGCCGCCCATAGCCGACCAGCATCCGCAACGGCAGTCCACCCAGATAGCCGGATGTGGTCGTCTCCAACGTCTGCAGGTCGCCGTGCGCGTCGAACCACACCACCGCCGGGTCGAGTCCGGCGCGCTGCAACCCGGCGACCGTGCCCAGCGCGGTGGTGCAATCGCCCGCCATCACGACCGGGCGCTCCCCGCGGCGCGCCGACTCCGCCACCCGCGCCGCGACCGACTCGTAGACGACCGCCATTCTGGCCCAACGATCTTCGGTCTCCGGCAGGTCGACGGTCAGCACGGCGTCCGCGGTGAGCGGAGCGTCCAGCTCCGGCCGCGATTCGTCAAGGTGGTACGGCACGAGAAAACGCATAGGCGCCAGCCTAATTCGGCACCCGGCTGCCGGGCAGCCGCTTTTCGCCGCCGAATCGCTCAGGCGGACAAGTGAACCCGATCCGCACCGATGCGCTCGATGCGCCGCCTACCCCAATCCGACAGCGGCACCAACGCCGCATTGAGCGCGACACCGACCTCGGTGAGGCGATACTCCACCCGCGGCGGAACCTCCCGGTACACCTCGCGGTCGACGATGCCGTCCTCCTCCAACTCCCGCAGCTGCTGGATCAGCATCTTCTCCGACACCCCCGGCAGCCCGCGCCGCAGTTCGCCGAAGCGCCGCACCCCGTTGCGCTCCAGCTCCCACAGAATCAGCGACTTCCACTTGCCGCCTACCACATCCATCGCCGCATCGATCCCGCAGAAATATGGCCCGCATCTCTTCGCACCCATCGCCCGACCTCGCTGCCTGCTCACAAACCACCCGGTAAGTACCAGACCAGATAGTAGGTACTTGTCCAGCCGACCGGCAAAGACCAATCTTGGATTCAGCGCGCTGACCACCACAATTTCCACCCCTAAGGAGTTGAATCGGCAATGCCGGACACCACACAGACCTCGGTGACGGTCCTCGGCCTCGGCCCGATGGGCGCGGCCATGGCGGCGGCCCTGCTGAAGGGCGACCGCCCCACCACCGTCTGGAACCGGACCCAGAGCAAGGCCGACGAACTCGTCGCCGCAGGCGCGACCCGCGCGGCCACCGTCGCCGAGGCGGTGCGCGCCGGTGACATCGTATTCGTCGTGCTCTCCGACCATGCGTCGGTGACACAGACCCTCGAACCGGTGGCCGCCGAACTGCGCGGCAGACAAGTCGTCAACCTGACCAGCACCACCCCTGACGAATCCCGCGCGCTCGCCGCATGGGCCGCCGACAACGGAATCGCCTACCTCGACGGCGGCATCATGGCCGTACCCGCCATGATCGGCCAGCCCGGCTCGACCATCCTGTACAGCGGCGTGACAGCCGTCTTCGAAGACAACCGCGAAACCCTCGAATTGTTCGGCGCCGCAGACTATTTCGGCACCGATGCCGGACTCGCCGCGATGTACGATTTCGCGCTGCTCACGAACATGTACGGGATGTTCGCCGGATTCTTCCAAGGCGCGGCCATGCTGCGCACCGCCGGCGTCCCGATCACCGAATTCGCCGAACGAGCCGTCGCCTGGGTAACCGCCATGGCCCAGCTCATCCCCGGATACGCCGCAACCATCGACTCCGGCGACTACGAATCGCAGATCTTCCAGCCGATCGAATTCCACAAACCGGCCGTCGACGCCATCGTCCGGGCCGGCCGCGACGCCGGCGTCCGCGTCGACATCATCGGCCAAGTACAGAACCTCATCGACCGTCAGATCGCCGACGGCGACGGCCGCAAAGCCTTCGAACACACCATCGAAGCCCTCGCCTGACCGAATCCGTCGCGCGCGGCCACCCCAGCCGCGCGCGACACCGGTCCAACCGCCCAAACCGCCCGATCAGCCCGTGATTTGGTCCAGGCCGACCGATCGGATAATCTTCTCGAGTACCACAGGTCCGGGTGGCGGAATGGCAGACGCGCTAGCTTGAGGTGCTAGTGCCCGTTATAGGGCGTGGGGGTTCAAGTCCCCCTCCGGACACTCCACTCGATGGACGGCTCATGCTCACACAGAGCGTGAGCCGGTTCTCGTT
This region includes:
- a CDS encoding GNAT family N-acetyltransferase, producing the protein MAVRVPGLVDVEKLRRTAQPTLSTKDGLLLRPFRADDAPDVLIAYTDPVTRQWHNRLVDTEDDARKLIEEWLQGWTAGTDALWAVIDGDTFAARIGLRRFSIRDASAEIGYWAMPNARGRGVVPRAVDAVTGWAFDEIGFHRIELNHSVHNPASCRVAEKTGFALEGVKRAAAMHADGWHDMHLHAKVAH
- a CDS encoding arginase family protein, whose protein sequence is MRFLVPYHLDESRPELDAPLTADAVLTVDLPETEDRWARMAVVYESVAARVAESARRGERPVVMAGDCTTALGTVAGLQRAGLDPAVVWFDAHGDLQTLETTTSGYLGGLPLRMLVGYGRPLVADRIGLRDVPESRVVLTDARDLDPAEVDYLKTAEVRRRPVTDLGELPDGPIYLHIDFDVIDPEELPGLMVPAPGGPGLRAVTAAVGRVLDTGRVAAVGLACTWHDGVGAAERVRSVVELL
- a CDS encoding winged helix-turn-helix transcriptional regulator, which produces MGAKRCGPYFCGIDAAMDVVGGKWKSLILWELERNGVRRFGELRRGLPGVSEKMLIQQLRELEEDGIVDREVYREVPPRVEYRLTEVGVALNAALVPLSDWGRRRIERIGADRVHLSA
- a CDS encoding NAD(P)-dependent oxidoreductase, which encodes MPDTTQTSVTVLGLGPMGAAMAAALLKGDRPTTVWNRTQSKADELVAAGATRAATVAEAVRAGDIVFVVLSDHASVTQTLEPVAAELRGRQVVNLTSTTPDESRALAAWAADNGIAYLDGGIMAVPAMIGQPGSTILYSGVTAVFEDNRETLELFGAADYFGTDAGLAAMYDFALLTNMYGMFAGFFQGAAMLRTAGVPITEFAERAVAWVTAMAQLIPGYAATIDSGDYESQIFQPIEFHKPAVDAIVRAGRDAGVRVDIIGQVQNLIDRQIADGDGRKAFEHTIEALA